The Thiogranum longum genome includes a region encoding these proteins:
- a CDS encoding phosphatidate cytidylyltransferase, whose product MLKQRIISALILVPLVVLAVLRLDSGSFAMVAAVAVLLGAWEWGALIPLRSLPARVSFVVVTLACVVLVWQFAQSELLVNSVLWSAMGGWILMLFWITAPALGRADTSFNALLKALLGIAVLVSTWLALVVLHSRPDEGPRWVLFLLLLIWFADSGAYFAGRQWGRTKLAPEVSPGKTWEGVMGALTVCTLFAFGFGRYIGLQGAMLASFTLVCLVTVLFSIAGDLLESLLKRHHGVKDSGTLIPGHGGVLDRIDSLLAAAPVFVFGLRWISL is encoded by the coding sequence GTGCTTAAGCAGCGTATCATCAGTGCACTGATTCTTGTGCCTCTGGTGGTGCTGGCAGTACTACGTCTCGATTCCGGCAGCTTTGCCATGGTGGCTGCTGTTGCCGTGTTGCTGGGCGCCTGGGAATGGGGTGCATTGATCCCCTTGCGCAGCTTGCCGGCGCGCGTTTCTTTTGTCGTAGTGACGTTGGCATGTGTTGTCCTGGTCTGGCAGTTTGCGCAGAGTGAGCTGCTGGTTAACAGTGTGCTGTGGAGTGCGATGGGTGGCTGGATTCTGATGTTGTTCTGGATTACTGCACCAGCGCTGGGGCGCGCGGACACCTCCTTTAACGCGTTATTGAAAGCGCTTCTTGGTATCGCGGTACTGGTCAGTACCTGGCTTGCGCTGGTGGTCTTGCACAGTCGTCCGGACGAAGGGCCTCGCTGGGTATTGTTCCTGCTGCTCCTCATCTGGTTTGCTGACAGTGGTGCCTACTTTGCCGGTCGACAATGGGGCAGGACAAAACTCGCACCCGAAGTCAGTCCAGGCAAGACCTGGGAAGGGGTCATGGGAGCGCTGACCGTGTGCACCCTGTTTGCCTTTGGTTTTGGCCGCTATATTGGTTTGCAAGGTGCCATGCTGGCCAGTTTTACACTGGTTTGCCTGGTGACGGTTCTGTTTTCCATAGCCGGTGATTTGCTGGAGAGTTTGCTTAAACGCCATCACGGCGTGAAAGATTCCGGAACGCTGATCCCGGGACATGGTGGCGTACTGGATCGCATTGACAGTCTGCTGGCTGCGGCCCCGGTGTTCGTTTTTGGTTTGAGGTGGATTTCACTGTGA
- a CDS encoding isoprenyl transferase — protein MSQEPVQAGAGIAEQRLPRHVAIIMDGNGRWARKRMLPRYMGHREGVKAVRRIVESCRTQGIEVLTLFAFSSENWRRPKAEVGLLMDLFIRTLRKEVARLHKNNVRVRFIGDRSAFNEKLQSLMSSAEEQTAGNTGMTLAIAANYGGRWDMADAARRLATRVASGELQPEQINSELLGKELSITDLPEPDLFIRTGGEQRISNFMLWQLAYTELYFTDCLWPDFDAASFEEALRSFSGRQRRFGKTGEQVEQSGRA, from the coding sequence ATGTCACAGGAGCCAGTCCAAGCCGGAGCGGGAATCGCTGAACAGCGTTTGCCACGCCATGTCGCCATTATTATGGACGGTAACGGACGCTGGGCCAGAAAACGCATGCTGCCGCGTTATATGGGGCACCGTGAAGGCGTCAAGGCAGTACGCCGCATTGTTGAATCCTGTCGCACACAGGGTATAGAGGTGCTAACCCTGTTTGCCTTTTCCAGCGAGAACTGGCGCCGTCCGAAAGCCGAAGTCGGCCTGCTTATGGATCTGTTCATTCGCACCCTGCGCAAGGAAGTTGCACGCCTGCACAAGAATAATGTGAGGGTGAGGTTTATTGGTGACCGCAGTGCATTCAACGAGAAACTGCAGTCGCTGATGAGTAGCGCAGAAGAGCAAACAGCGGGAAATACGGGCATGACGCTGGCCATCGCTGCCAACTATGGTGGTCGCTGGGATATGGCCGATGCCGCCAGGCGGCTTGCAACGCGTGTGGCCAGCGGCGAGCTCCAGCCGGAACAAATCAACAGTGAATTACTTGGCAAGGAGCTGTCGATAACCGACCTTCCGGAGCCCGACCTGTTTATACGCACCGGTGGGGAACAGCGCATCAGTAATTTCATGTTGTGGCAGCTTGCCTATACCGAGTTGTATTTTACCGATTGTTTATGGCCGGACTTCGATGCAGCATCCTTTGAAGAAGCGTTGCGGTCCTTCTCAGGTCGACAAAGGCGTTTCGGAAAGACCGGCGAGCAGGTGGAGCAGTCCGGACGTGCTTAA
- the frr gene encoding ribosome recycling factor, with product MIEEILDDANSRMSKTIEAFKQALSKIRTGRAHPSLLDHVKVDYYGSDVPLSQVANINVEDSRTLVVNPWEKQMVQAVEKAIMKSDLGLNPNTAGTVIRIPMPPLTEERRRDMVKIVRNEAEGARVAIRNIRRDANSDFKELLKEKEISEDDERRASDRVQKLTDQYVNEVEKLVEVKEAELMEI from the coding sequence ATGATCGAGGAAATACTGGACGACGCCAATTCGCGAATGAGCAAAACGATCGAGGCGTTCAAACAGGCGTTGAGCAAGATACGCACGGGCCGGGCACATCCCAGTCTGCTCGACCACGTAAAGGTCGATTATTACGGTTCGGATGTACCGCTAAGCCAGGTGGCAAACATCAATGTGGAAGATTCGCGCACGCTGGTGGTCAATCCCTGGGAAAAACAGATGGTGCAGGCGGTTGAGAAAGCCATCATGAAATCCGATCTCGGGCTCAACCCAAACACGGCCGGTACCGTTATCCGTATTCCGATGCCACCGCTGACCGAAGAGCGTCGCCGCGATATGGTGAAGATTGTGCGTAATGAGGCAGAAGGCGCCCGCGTAGCGATTCGTAATATCCGCCGTGACGCCAACAGTGATTTCAAGGAACTGCTCAAGGAAAAGGAAATTTCTGAAGACGACGAGCGCCGTGCCAGCGATCGCGTACAGAAGCTGACTGACCAGTATGTAAATGAAGTAGAAAAACTGGTTGAGGTCAAGGAAGCGGAATTAATGGAAATCTGA
- the pyrH gene encoding UMP kinase, translated as MNQKKLVYRRILLKISGEALMGDADYGIDPATILRVAGEIHDLAEQGVEIGLVIGGGNIFRGAGLAQGGIDRVTGDHMGMLATVINALAMQDALEKLGSQCRVMSALKINQVSEDYIRRRAVRHLEKGRIVLFAAGTGNPFFTTDSAASLRAIEIGAEIMLKATKVDGVYDSDPMKNPDAVRYEKLSYDEAIVKKLGVMDTTALVLCRDQNVPVRVFNLFEPGNLLRVVQGEAIGTLVE; from the coding sequence ATGAACCAAAAGAAACTGGTCTACCGTCGCATTCTCCTGAAGATTAGCGGCGAAGCGCTGATGGGAGACGCTGACTACGGGATTGACCCGGCAACCATTCTGCGTGTTGCAGGGGAAATTCATGACCTGGCCGAACAGGGCGTGGAAATTGGCCTGGTGATCGGTGGCGGCAATATTTTTCGTGGCGCCGGGCTCGCCCAGGGTGGCATAGACCGGGTGACCGGTGATCATATGGGCATGCTTGCCACAGTCATCAATGCGCTTGCCATGCAGGACGCGCTGGAAAAACTGGGTAGTCAGTGCCGGGTGATGTCTGCTCTCAAGATCAACCAGGTAAGTGAAGACTACATTCGCCGCCGTGCCGTCCGTCACCTGGAAAAGGGCCGTATCGTGCTGTTCGCCGCCGGCACCGGTAACCCGTTTTTTACCACTGACTCTGCGGCCAGCCTGCGCGCCATCGAAATCGGCGCCGAGATTATGCTCAAGGCTACCAAGGTCGATGGCGTCTATGATTCAGATCCGATGAAAAATCCGGATGCCGTGCGCTACGAAAAACTCAGCTATGACGAAGCGATCGTGAAAAAACTTGGTGTCATGGATACCACAGCACTGGTGTTGTGTCGTGACCAGAATGTACCCGTGCGTGTGTTCAATCTGTTCGAGCCGGGTAACCTGTTGCGGGTGGTTCAGGGCGAAGCAATCGGAACACTGGTGGAGTAA
- the tsf gene encoding translation elongation factor Ts, with product MAISAAQVKELRQRTGCGMMECKKALVDADGDMESAAKALRKSGLAKADKKAGRVAAEGAIVIEVAGDGKTAAMVEVNSETDFVAKKEDFQDFARAVAKRILTDAPSDLDALMAMPLQDGGETIEDARRGLIATIGENINVRRFVRREASTGNLSSYLHGDRIGVLVEVEGGDAGLARDVAMHIAASKPVCIDESEVPQEMLDKEKDIFSAQAEASGKPAEIIEKMVNGRIRKFLGEITLIGQPFVKDPDQTVGKLLKGTGASVKGFERLELGEGVEKKTENFAEEVMAQVQGS from the coding sequence ATGGCAATCTCTGCAGCGCAGGTTAAAGAACTGCGCCAGCGTACTGGCTGCGGCATGATGGAGTGCAAGAAAGCACTGGTTGATGCGGACGGTGATATGGAGTCAGCGGCCAAAGCCCTGCGCAAATCAGGTCTGGCCAAGGCCGACAAGAAAGCCGGCCGCGTGGCGGCTGAAGGTGCGATCGTCATCGAAGTGGCTGGTGACGGCAAAACGGCTGCGATGGTCGAGGTGAATTCCGAAACCGACTTCGTGGCCAAGAAAGAAGACTTCCAGGATTTTGCCCGCGCAGTCGCAAAGCGGATTCTGACAGACGCGCCGTCTGACCTGGACGCCCTGATGGCCATGCCGCTTCAGGACGGTGGTGAAACTATCGAGGATGCGCGCCGTGGCTTGATTGCCACTATCGGTGAAAATATCAATGTGCGTCGCTTCGTACGTCGTGAAGCGTCTACTGGCAACCTTTCCAGTTACCTGCACGGTGATCGTATTGGTGTGCTGGTTGAAGTGGAAGGCGGTGATGCCGGACTGGCGCGCGATGTGGCTATGCACATTGCTGCCTCAAAGCCGGTCTGTATCGATGAAAGCGAGGTGCCTCAGGAAATGCTCGACAAGGAAAAGGACATTTTTTCCGCCCAGGCAGAGGCCAGTGGCAAGCCCGCCGAGATTATCGAGAAAATGGTCAACGGCCGCATTCGCAAGTTCCTTGGTGAAATTACCCTGATTGGTCAGCCTTTCGTAAAGGACCCTGACCAGACGGTTGGGAAGTTGTTGAAAGGGACCGGAGCCAGCGTCAAGGGTTTTGAGCGACTTGAGCTTGGTGAAGGGGTCGAAAAGAAGACCGAGAACTTTGCTGAAGAGGTTATGGCGCAAGTTCAGGGTAGCTGA
- the rpsB gene encoding 30S ribosomal protein S2 translates to MSSVTMRQMLEAGVHFGHQARFWNPKMAPYIFGERSKIHIVNLEKTLPLYQDALNFIGKMVANKGIVLFVGTKRSARDTIRTEAERCKMPYVNHRWLGGMLTNFKTVRQSIKRLKDLEAMEQDGTFEKLNKKEALMLTREKDKLSRSLGGIKDMNRLPDVMFVVDVGHEKIAIAEARKLGIPVVGVVDTNNSPDNVDYVIPGNDDSIRAIQLYVQGVADAVEEGRSTMAQVGGSKDDEFVEVSGTAQ, encoded by the coding sequence ATGTCTAGTGTAACCATGCGCCAGATGCTTGAGGCAGGCGTACATTTCGGCCATCAGGCCCGTTTCTGGAACCCGAAAATGGCCCCGTACATTTTCGGCGAACGCAGCAAAATCCACATTGTTAATCTGGAAAAGACGCTTCCGCTGTACCAGGATGCGCTTAATTTCATCGGCAAGATGGTGGCCAACAAGGGCATCGTGCTGTTCGTAGGCACCAAGCGTTCCGCACGCGACACCATTCGCACCGAAGCCGAGCGCTGCAAAATGCCCTATGTCAATCATCGCTGGCTGGGCGGCATGCTCACCAACTTCAAGACCGTACGCCAGTCTATCAAACGCCTGAAGGATCTTGAGGCGATGGAGCAGGACGGCACCTTCGAGAAGCTGAACAAGAAAGAAGCCCTGATGCTGACGCGCGAGAAAGACAAGCTGTCTCGCAGTCTGGGTGGCATCAAGGACATGAACCGACTGCCCGACGTCATGTTTGTGGTTGATGTTGGTCACGAGAAGATTGCGATTGCCGAAGCCAGGAAGCTCGGTATCCCGGTCGTTGGTGTGGTTGATACCAATAACTCGCCGGACAATGTCGATTACGTGATTCCGGGCAACGACGACTCCATTCGTGCCATCCAGCTTTATGTGCAGGGTGTGGCAGATGCTGTTGAAGAAGGTCGCAGCACCATGGCGCAGGTCGGCGGCAGCAAGGATGACGAATTCGTCGAAGTCAGCGGTACCGCCCAGTAA